From one Planktothrix agardhii NIES-204 genomic stretch:
- a CDS encoding type II site-specific deoxyribonuclease, translating into MVTAFLSRKAMVGYLTEIAWETDVWVAEDVTHLIHFNGQHLLQLYQSQLPLI; encoded by the coding sequence ATGGTGACAGCATTTCTGAGTCGGAAAGCAATGGTCGGATATTTGACAGAAATTGCTTGGGAGACTGATGTTTGGGTGGCCGAAGATGTTACCCATTTAATTCATTTTAATGGTCAACATCTTTTACAATTATATCAATCTCAGCTTCCTCTAATTTAA
- a CDS encoding ribosome recycling factor, translating to MKLADVEDHMMKALEATQRSFNTIRTGRANTSLLDRITVEYYGRPRSLKSVARVSTPDATTIAIQPFERNMVNIIEKAILLSDIGLTPNNDGSVIRLNIPSLTTERRKELVKQVAKLAEEGKVAVRNIRRDAIDSVRKQEKSSELSKDESADLQDSVQKLTDKYIVKIDEALALKEKDITTV from the coding sequence GTGAAGTTAGCTGACGTTGAAGATCACATGATGAAGGCGCTGGAAGCGACTCAGCGCTCCTTTAATACAATTCGGACTGGCCGAGCCAATACCAGTTTATTGGATCGAATTACCGTCGAATATTACGGCCGTCCCAGGTCGTTAAAATCTGTGGCGAGGGTAAGCACCCCCGATGCCACGACCATTGCAATTCAGCCCTTTGAACGCAATATGGTCAATATCATCGAAAAAGCGATTTTACTCTCCGATATTGGGTTAACACCAAATAACGATGGTTCTGTGATCCGTCTGAATATCCCCTCCTTAACCACTGAACGACGGAAAGAATTAGTCAAACAAGTGGCTAAATTAGCTGAAGAAGGGAAAGTCGCGGTCAGAAATATTCGTCGGGATGCCATTGACTCTGTTCGGAAACAGGAAAAAAGTAGTGAACTCTCAAAAGACGAATCTGCTGATTTACAAGATTCCGTTCAAAAACTAACAGACAAGTACATCGTTAAAATCGATGAAGCCTTGGCTTTGAAAGAAAAAGACATTACCACGGTTTAA
- a CDS encoding putative bacterioferritin comigratory protein yields MPLSVGTDAPSFTVKDTNGNTVSLSDFARKTVVLYFYPKDDTPGCTKEACSFRDNYTEYQGKDIVVLGVSIDDESSHQQFTEKYSLPFPLLADTDGAITKAYDVDGGGYAKRVTYVIDGEGKIIHVDAAVNTATHAQDILALVGG; encoded by the coding sequence ATGCCTTTATCTGTTGGGACAGATGCCCCTAGCTTTACCGTCAAAGATACCAATGGGAATACCGTTTCTCTATCTGACTTTGCACGTAAAACCGTTGTCCTGTATTTCTATCCTAAAGATGATACCCCCGGTTGCACCAAAGAAGCCTGTAGTTTCCGCGATAACTATACAGAATATCAAGGCAAAGATATTGTGGTTTTAGGGGTGAGTATAGATGATGAATCTTCCCACCAACAATTCACAGAAAAATATAGTTTACCCTTCCCTTTATTAGCTGATACTGACGGAGCCATTACAAAAGCTTATGATGTAGATGGCGGTGGCTATGCTAAACGGGTTACTTACGTTATTGATGGCGAAGGTAAAATTATTCACGTTGATGCAGCAGTTAATACTGCAACCCACGCCCAAGATATTTTAGCGCTTGTGGGTGGTTAA
- a CDS encoding geranylgeranyl reductase: protein MATIFDCIIVGAGPAGGAAAYHLAKRGRSVLILERETFPRLKPCGGGVSPAIAQWFDFDFSPAISTTVERIRYTWQLNDPVESDIPVAMWMVRRDVFDQFLIQQAKGQGAQLQDNTEVTGIEFKSDHWQVNTTTEPLTAKYLIGADGAKGSMAKWLGLKQSKLRQSQFMEVVTDQPLLPSFEFGMVKNGSIWGFPKADGYSLSVATFIGGEPKNLKQDLLDYASKAGLGSSTIYDHPLCLWDGDKNLHTQNAVIAGESASLVDPLSAEGIRPSILSGVKAAEAIDQALGGVSNALEGYTQIMKEEWGTDMVWAGRLGGAFYRFPKVAYKAGVKMPAATKIMSKIFCGQLRYGDVASKAIKQLMPF, encoded by the coding sequence ATGGCAACAATATTTGACTGTATTATTGTTGGTGCTGGCCCAGCCGGAGGAGCAGCAGCCTATCATTTAGCCAAACGCGGACGTTCGGTTTTAATTTTGGAAAGAGAAACTTTTCCCCGCTTAAAACCCTGTGGAGGAGGTGTTTCTCCGGCGATCGCCCAATGGTTTGATTTTGATTTTAGCCCAGCAATTTCGACAACGGTGGAGCGAATTCGCTATACCTGGCAATTAAATGATCCGGTGGAATCTGATATTCCGGTTGCGATGTGGATGGTGCGACGGGATGTATTTGATCAATTTCTGATCCAACAAGCTAAGGGTCAAGGGGCGCAACTACAGGACAATACAGAAGTTACCGGGATTGAATTTAAAAGTGATCATTGGCAAGTAAATACTACCACTGAACCCCTAACGGCTAAATATTTAATTGGGGCAGATGGGGCTAAGGGTTCAATGGCAAAATGGCTTGGCTTGAAACAGTCTAAACTGCGCCAAAGTCAATTTATGGAAGTGGTGACGGATCAACCGTTGTTACCCAGTTTTGAATTTGGCATGGTGAAAAATGGTAGTATTTGGGGATTCCCCAAGGCTGATGGTTATTCCCTGAGTGTTGCGACTTTTATCGGGGGAGAACCTAAAAATCTGAAGCAGGACTTACTGGATTATGCCAGTAAAGCAGGTTTAGGAAGTTCGACAATTTATGACCATCCTCTATGTCTATGGGATGGAGATAAAAATTTACATACCCAAAATGCTGTGATTGCTGGAGAATCCGCCAGTTTAGTTGATCCTTTATCCGCCGAGGGAATTCGTCCTTCAATTCTGAGTGGGGTTAAAGCAGCAGAGGCGATTGATCAGGCTTTAGGCGGTGTTAGTAATGCCTTAGAAGGCTATACCCAAATCATGAAGGAAGAATGGGGTACAGATATGGTCTGGGCTGGCCGTTTAGGGGGTGCATTCTATCGTTTTCCCAAAGTTGCTTATAAGGCTGGGGTAAAAATGCCCGCCGCTACGAAAATCATGAGTAAAATTTTCTGTGGTCAACTGCGCTACGGAGATGTGGCGAGTAAGGCAATTAAACAATTAATGCCCTTTTAG
- a CDS encoding threonine dehydratase, with amino-acid sequence MLCDYLVQILTARVYDVAQETPLESAPNLSARLNNKLLLKREDMQSVFSFKLRGAYNKMAHLSPNLLKKGVIAASAGNHAQGVALGASKLGTKAIIVMPVTTPQVKVNAVKARGGEVILYGDTFDESCAYARQLETEKGLTFIHPFDDPYVIAGQGTIGMEILRQYQQPIHAIFVAIGGGGLISGIAAYIKRLRPEIKIIGVEPVDADAMSQSLKAGHRVKLSQVGLFADGVAVREVGEETFRLCQEYVDEIILVDTDDTCAAIKDVFEDTRSILEPAGALAIAGAKAYVEREKIQGETLIAIACGANMNFDRLRFVAERAEFGERREAIFAVTIPEEPGSLRKFCECIGKRNLTEFNYRIADEKEAHIFVGMQIKNREDAAQIIEYFQENGFKTIDLTDDELTKLHLRHMVGGRSTLAHHELLYRFEFPERPGALMKFVCSMSPNWNISLFHYRNNGSDYGRIVAGIQVPPEEMGEWQAFLDTLGYRYWDENKNPAYKLFLS; translated from the coding sequence ATGCTTTGCGACTACCTAGTACAAATTCTCACCGCCCGTGTTTATGATGTTGCCCAAGAAACACCCCTAGAATCCGCTCCCAACCTCTCCGCCCGCTTGAATAATAAACTACTCTTGAAACGAGAAGATATGCAGTCTGTTTTCTCCTTTAAATTGCGGGGAGCTTATAATAAAATGGCTCATCTTTCCCCCAATTTATTAAAGAAAGGAGTGATAGCAGCATCGGCGGGAAATCATGCCCAAGGTGTGGCTTTAGGGGCATCTAAATTAGGCACAAAAGCCATTATTGTTATGCCTGTAACCACCCCCCAAGTTAAAGTTAATGCCGTCAAAGCAAGAGGCGGTGAAGTAATATTATATGGAGATACTTTTGATGAATCTTGCGCCTATGCTCGTCAACTAGAAACTGAGAAAGGATTAACCTTTATTCACCCCTTTGATGACCCCTATGTTATTGCTGGACAGGGTACAATTGGGATGGAAATTTTACGACAATATCAACAACCAATTCATGCTATTTTTGTTGCTATTGGTGGGGGGGGATTAATCTCAGGAATTGCCGCTTATATTAAAAGATTACGCCCAGAAATTAAAATTATTGGAGTTGAACCCGTGGATGCGGATGCGATGTCACAATCTTTAAAAGCCGGACATCGGGTTAAATTATCACAGGTGGGATTATTTGCTGATGGGGTAGCGGTGCGAGAAGTGGGGGAAGAAACCTTCCGTTTATGTCAAGAATATGTGGATGAAATTATATTAGTTGATACGGATGATACTTGTGCCGCCATTAAAGATGTTTTTGAGGATACTCGCTCAATTTTAGAGCCTGCGGGAGCCTTAGCAATAGCAGGAGCTAAAGCTTATGTTGAAAGAGAAAAAATTCAAGGAGAAACACTAATTGCTATTGCTTGTGGGGCAAATATGAATTTTGACCGCCTGCGATTTGTAGCAGAAAGAGCCGAATTTGGAGAACGCCGAGAGGCAATTTTTGCGGTTACTATTCCCGAAGAACCTGGTAGTTTGCGGAAGTTTTGTGAATGTATTGGTAAACGCAATTTAACGGAATTTAACTATCGCATTGCTGATGAAAAAGAAGCTCATATTTTTGTCGGAATGCAGATTAAAAATCGGGAAGATGCGGCACAAATAATCGAATATTTTCAGGAAAATGGATTTAAAACTATTGATTTAACCGATGATGAACTAACTAAATTACATCTGCGCCACATGGTCGGGGGACGGTCTACTTTAGCCCATCATGAATTACTCTATCGCTTTGAATTTCCCGAACGTCCGGGGGCGTTAATGAAGTTTGTTTGTTCCATGAGTCCTAACTGGAATATTAGTTTATTTCACTATCGGAATAATGGCTCAGATTATGGCAGAATTGTGGCAGGAATACAGGTTCCTCCCGAAGAAATGGGAGAATGGCAAGCTTTTTTAGATACTTTAGGTTATCGCTATTGGGATGAGAATAAAAACCCAGCCTATAAACTATTTTTATCCTAA
- a CDS encoding phosphoribosylamine--glycine ligase, which yields MKILVVGNGGREHAIAWTLLQSPQVEKVFCTPGNGGTATLKGCENYPISVEDFAGIKNLVQNQDISLVVVGPELPLALGITDYLQQHNIKVFGPNQAGAQLEASKAWSKAFMEDAGIPTAKAAVFTDAASAKAYIQTAPIVVKADGLAAGKGVTVATTVEMAYEAIDTIFAGEFGQDNLRVVVEDFLTGQEVSVLALTDGLTIRPLVPAQDHKQVGEGDTGPNTGGMGAYAPTPILPPELLSRVQQSVLEPTLATLRQRGIDYRGVVYAGLMISPEGEIQVLEFNCRFGDPETQTVLALLETPLEEVLLACCEQRLEQVSLIWKSGVSVCVVLASGGYPGSYQKGKVITGIEDAEASGAIIFHAGTQLQDGQILTDGGRVLGVTAVGSTFQEAITQTYKAVNYINFEGLYYRRDIGCRVTVDG from the coding sequence GTGAAAATTCTAGTAGTTGGAAATGGGGGACGGGAACACGCTATCGCCTGGACATTACTCCAGTCGCCCCAGGTTGAAAAAGTATTTTGTACCCCCGGAAATGGCGGGACGGCTACCCTCAAAGGCTGTGAAAATTATCCGATTTCCGTAGAAGATTTTGCAGGTATCAAAAACTTAGTTCAAAATCAGGATATTTCCCTAGTAGTAGTCGGGCCAGAATTACCCCTCGCCCTCGGAATTACCGACTATTTACAACAACACAATATTAAAGTATTCGGCCCTAACCAAGCCGGGGCGCAACTAGAAGCCAGTAAAGCCTGGTCAAAAGCCTTCATGGAAGACGCCGGAATTCCCACAGCTAAGGCGGCCGTCTTTACCGATGCAGCCAGCGCTAAAGCCTATATTCAAACCGCCCCTATCGTGGTCAAAGCCGATGGGTTAGCCGCCGGAAAGGGTGTCACCGTTGCGACCACCGTGGAAATGGCCTATGAAGCGATAGATACTATTTTCGCTGGGGAATTTGGCCAGGATAACCTGCGAGTGGTGGTGGAGGACTTCTTAACCGGACAGGAAGTATCGGTACTGGCCCTAACAGACGGGTTAACTATTCGGCCATTAGTTCCAGCCCAAGACCATAAACAGGTCGGAGAGGGGGATACTGGCCCCAACACGGGGGGAATGGGGGCCTATGCTCCCACACCCATTCTCCCCCCGGAACTGCTGTCTCGCGTGCAACAGTCGGTCTTAGAACCCACTTTAGCCACCCTGCGTCAACGGGGCATTGATTATCGGGGGGTGGTCTATGCTGGGTTGATGATTTCCCCGGAAGGTGAAATTCAGGTATTAGAATTTAACTGTCGGTTTGGCGACCCTGAAACCCAAACGGTTCTCGCCCTGTTAGAAACTCCCTTGGAAGAAGTCTTACTCGCCTGTTGTGAACAGCGCTTAGAACAGGTTTCTTTAATATGGAAATCGGGGGTTTCTGTGTGTGTGGTATTAGCTTCTGGGGGTTATCCCGGTTCCTATCAAAAAGGCAAAGTTATCACTGGAATAGAAGATGCAGAAGCATCGGGGGCTATAATATTCCATGCGGGAACCCAACTACAAGACGGCCAAATTCTTACTGATGGCGGACGAGTTTTAGGGGTTACGGCCGTTGGGTCTACCTTCCAAGAAGCTATCACCCAAACCTATAAAGCGGTTAACTATATCAATTTTGAAGGACTTTACTATCGTCGAGATATTGGTTGTCGGGTGACGGTTGATGGTTAA
- the btpA gene encoding photosystem I biogenesis protein BtpA gives MDLDQIFKTPNPIIGVVHLLPLPTSPRWGGNLKTVIDRAEQEATALASGGVNGIIVENFFDAPFAKDKVDPAVVSAMTLIVQRIMNLVTLPIGINVLRNDAHSALAIAACTGAQFIRVNVLNGVMATDQGIIEGHAHEILRYRRELGSDVKILADVLVKHGRPLGSPNLTTAVQETIERALADGVILSGWSTGNPPSLEDLELARAAARGTPVFIGSGASWENVGTLIQAADGVIVSSSLKRHGQIHQPIDPSRVSQFVETTRRSVNQLSVISHQLSVKTKNN, from the coding sequence GTGGACTTAGATCAAATCTTTAAAACTCCAAATCCTATTATCGGTGTTGTACATCTGTTGCCCCTACCGACATCTCCCCGTTGGGGAGGAAATCTTAAAACGGTTATTGACCGCGCCGAACAAGAGGCAACGGCCCTGGCTTCGGGCGGGGTCAACGGCATCATCGTCGAGAATTTTTTTGATGCTCCCTTTGCTAAGGATAAAGTTGATCCGGCTGTTGTCAGCGCCATGACCCTGATTGTGCAGCGCATTATGAACTTAGTGACACTGCCCATTGGGATTAATGTACTGCGGAATGATGCCCATAGTGCCTTAGCCATTGCAGCCTGTACGGGGGCTCAATTTATCCGCGTTAATGTCTTGAATGGCGTTATGGCTACGGATCAAGGGATTATCGAAGGTCACGCCCATGAGATTCTGCGTTATCGACGGGAATTAGGTAGTGATGTCAAAATTTTAGCCGATGTTTTGGTCAAACATGGTCGTCCCTTGGGATCTCCTAACCTGACAACGGCTGTCCAAGAAACCATTGAGCGGGCCTTGGCTGATGGGGTAATTCTGTCCGGTTGGTCTACGGGAAATCCCCCCAGTTTAGAAGATTTAGAACTAGCCCGGGCGGCAGCCAGAGGAACTCCTGTATTTATTGGTAGTGGTGCTAGTTGGGAAAATGTGGGAACCCTAATTCAAGCTGCTGATGGGGTGATTGTGTCCAGTTCCCTAAAACGCCATGGACAGATTCATCAACCGATTGATCCCAGTCGAGTCAGTCAGTTTGTCGAAACAACCCGCCGGAGCGTGAATCAGTTATCAGTGATCAGTCATCAGTTATCAGTCAAAACAAAAAATAATTAG
- a CDS encoding hypothetical protein (conserved hypothetical protein) gives MQDTLINRYAPDFELPGIDDEVHHLARYLKEYRAVVVIFICNHCPYVHSYLNRLKQLQKDYQERGVILVGINANDATQYPDDSFENMKSFATEQRLNFPYIRDITQEVAHCFGASNTPETFLLDREGIVRYQGLIDDNSQFAENVTVPYLKNAIAQLLNNEPITTERTDAIGCSIKWRH, from the coding sequence ATGCAGGATACTTTAATTAACCGCTATGCTCCAGATTTTGAATTGCCAGGAATTGATGATGAAGTTCATCATTTAGCTCGTTATTTAAAAGAATATAGAGCCGTTGTTGTAATTTTTATATGTAACCATTGTCCCTATGTTCATTCCTACTTAAATCGCCTGAAACAGTTGCAAAAAGACTATCAAGAACGGGGTGTAATTTTAGTCGGAATTAATGCCAATGATGCTACCCAATATCCCGATGATAGTTTTGAAAATATGAAAAGTTTTGCTACAGAACAGCGATTGAATTTTCCCTATATTCGAGATATTACCCAAGAGGTAGCCCATTGTTTTGGAGCAAGTAATACCCCGGAAACGTTTTTATTGGATCGGGAAGGAATTGTGCGCTATCAGGGCTTAATTGATGATAATTCCCAATTCGCTGAAAATGTCACTGTCCCCTATTTAAAAAATGCGATCGCCCAACTTCTCAACAACGAACCAATTACGACTGAACGCACCGATGCGATCGGTTGCTCAATTAAATGGAGACATTGA
- the pyrH gene encoding uridylate kinase: protein MGVQMGTAYKRILLKLSGEALMGDLGYGIDPSVVQDIAQEVAKVVNQGVQVAIVVGGGNIFRGVKAAAGGMDRATADYVGMIATVMNSITLQDALEQIGVPTRVQTAIAMQEIAEPYIRRKAIRHLELNRVVIFGAGSGNPFFTTDTTAALRAAEIDAEVIFKATKVDGIYDSDPKHNPDAKRYQTLTYSYVLTHDLRVMDSTAIALCKENNIPIIVFDLTVRGNISRAVSGDPVGTLVGGLCEVS from the coding sequence ATGGGGGTACAAATGGGAACAGCGTACAAACGCATTTTACTAAAATTAAGTGGCGAAGCCCTCATGGGAGATTTGGGCTATGGCATTGATCCATCGGTGGTTCAAGACATAGCTCAGGAAGTAGCCAAAGTGGTTAATCAAGGAGTACAAGTCGCCATTGTGGTCGGGGGTGGTAACATTTTTAGAGGAGTGAAAGCCGCCGCCGGGGGCATGGATCGAGCCACGGCCGATTATGTCGGTATGATTGCTACGGTGATGAATTCGATTACCTTGCAAGATGCTTTAGAACAAATTGGGGTTCCGACCCGGGTGCAAACGGCGATCGCCATGCAGGAAATCGCTGAACCCTATATTAGACGCAAAGCCATTCGCCACCTAGAACTCAATCGGGTGGTTATTTTTGGTGCAGGTTCTGGGAATCCTTTTTTTACCACGGACACCACCGCAGCGTTGAGGGCGGCCGAAATTGATGCGGAAGTGATTTTTAAAGCCACTAAGGTAGACGGCATCTATGATAGCGATCCGAAACATAACCCGGACGCTAAACGTTACCAAACATTGACATACAGCTACGTCCTCACCCATGATTTACGAGTGATGGATAGTACAGCGATCGCGCTGTGCAAAGAAAATAATATCCCTATTATTGTATTTGATCTCACTGTCCGGGGAAATATTAGCCGTGCGGTGAGTGGTGACCCTGTTGGAACTTTAGTAGGAGGTTTGTGTGAAGTTAGCTGA